A single window of Pogoniulus pusillus isolate bPogPus1 chromosome 11, bPogPus1.pri, whole genome shotgun sequence DNA harbors:
- the CEP131 gene encoding centrosomal protein of 131 kDa isoform X3: protein MKSTRSSSSFQGASTGDMELSLRGLPAPVSRRPGSASPAKHMVRSVSVTADGKPKRNTLEDAGSRAMNNLRRSNSTTQVNQRVNSTCSSERTGDFLTFFESGSGGRKKPTSLSKTSPEKKTTWNVLDDQPRAFPGSSGSCSVEPPAGMRRKEAAVLLAANFTANNRSNKGAMGNCVTTMVHNNYSTTEKVPTPKSSNQVPSSLNNVVKATSNEDGEGSSFVKSQKNFSSNNIMTHNNNSSLPWRKEVTEEEAERFIQQVNLAAVTIQRWYRRHSQRHRAAAAALGRLLASKREERQQRMEEGNILDLHERKEEERRKIREEKARLARRAAIQELHQKRAQKALDAKRLAEEELALAKESRRVAKKKPAKAASARNGSPASSVTKANNAEANFHSVPAEPEEKGPADLVSLPSQDPGAEDKLQDVSSRETGGEDVETVVTAVSRAQSKVTLNELLDTLRLLEEEPEVLPPPKLLKKERYAWIDGQEPSSNSLTADNLEKFGKLNHSLVVPEDGALLSEAKLQSIISFLDEMEKSEQERPRSAASATQREGLLSEEDLAHLEQASAVATEVTSSIMRLKLEVEEKKRTVSLLQTALAQQRELTVRHIKQTEKELGHQLKLQREQYEAAIQRHLAFIDQLIDDKKVLSEKCEAVIAELKQVDQKYGKKITQMQEQHELEIKKLKEVMSATEKIRREKWMDEKTKKIKEITVKGLEPEIQKLIAKHKQDIRKLKMLHEAELLQSDERAAQRYGRQAEELRGLLERESEEQSQRHRQRCEQQLEQEEQALQQQRRRLYAEVAEEKERLSQQAARQRAEVEELRQQLEASSSAVTRALKEEYTKEKEEQERRHQAEVKALKERMEMEKQAWEANYMKKEQAWLLSRERELREELRKERDKEIELVIERLEADMSSAKEECERAAENRIKRIRDKYEVELQELERSERKLQERCNELKRRLAELEGEGVHLRGLLKHKEQEVEETQKARDQLAQERSSLAEVIRQEFTDKLLGTEEENKRLKVEMAEMRARQRLELDRVVQEKDQELEEVHRRVKRAVVRKEESVSSLRKQYEVAVQRAERLEALLEQQRKQLLATK, encoded by the exons atgaAGAGCAcccgcagcagctcctccttccaAGGTGCCAGTACCGGTGACATGGAGCTGAGCCTGAGGGGCCTCCCCGCGCCGGTCTCCCGGCGCCCCGGCAGCGCCTCTCCCGCCAAGCACATGGTGCGCTCCGTCTCGGTCACCGCCGATGGCAAGCCAAAGAGGAACACGCTG GAAGATGCAGGATCCCGGGCAATGAACAACCTCCGGAGGTCCAACAGCACCACCCAGGTTAACCAGAGAGTCAACAGCACATGCAG CTCAGAGCGGACAGGAGACTTCCTGACCTTCTTTGAAAGCGGTtctgggggaagaaagaaaccaaCAAGTCTGAGCAAAACCTCCccagaaaagaaaaccacatgGAATGTCTTG GATGATCAGCCACGAGCATTCCCGGGCTCCTCCGGCTCCTGCAGCGTTGAGCCACCAGCAGGGATGAGGAGGAAagaagctgctgtgcttctggcaGCCAACTTCACTGCCAACAACAG GAGCAATAAGGGGGCAATGGGCAACTGTGTCACTACCATGGTGCATAACAACTACTCCACCACTGAGAAGGTTCCTACACCCAAAAGCTCCAACCaggtgcccagctccctcaa CAATGTTGTCAAAGCAACCTCAAACGAGGATGgtgaaggcagcagctttgtgaAATCTCAGAAGAACTTCTCCAGCAACAACATCATGacccacaacaacaacagcagcctgccctggaggaAGGAGGTGACCGAGGAGGAGGCGGAGAG GTTCATCCAGCAGGTGAACTTGGCTGCTGTGACCATCCAGCGCTGGTACCGGCGCCACTCGCAGCggcacagggcagctgcagcagctctggggcgcTTGTTGGCTTCTAAAAGGGAG GAGAGGCAGCAACGGATGGAGGAAGGGAACATCCTGGATTTGCatgagaggaaggaggaggaacgCCGGAAGATCCGAGAGGAGAAGGCGCGCCTGGCCCGACGAGCTGCCATCCAG GAACTGCACCAGAAAAGAGCCCAAAAGGCTTTGGATGCAAAGCGCTTGGCAGAAGAAGAGCTTGCGCTGGCgaaggagagcagaagggtAGCAAAGAAGAAGCCTGCCAAAGCAGCTTCTGCAAGGAATGGCAGTCCAGCCAGCAGTGTCACCAAAGCCAACAATGCTG AGGCAAATTTCCACTCAGTACCTGCAGAGCCAGAAGAAAAAGGCCCTGCAGACCTTGTCTCCTTGCCCTCACAGGACCCTGGGGCAGAGGATAAGCTGCAG GATGTGAGCTCCAGAGAGACAGGTGGTGAGGATGTGGAGACAGTGGtgactgctgtcagcagggctcAGTCCAAGGTCACTCTCAACGAGCTGCTGGACACGCTCAGGCTGTTGGAGGAAGAGCCAGAGGTGCTGCCCCCACCAAAGCTCTTGAAGAAGGAAAGATATGCCTGGATAGATGGG caggagcccagctccAATTCCCTGACTGCAGATAATCTGGAGAAGTTTGGGAAGCTGAACCACTCCCTAGTGGTCCCTGAGGATGGGGCCCTGCTCTCCGAGGCCAAGCTTCAAAGCATTATCAGTTTCCTGGATGAGATGGAGAAGTCAGAACAGGAGAGGCCCAGGTCGGCTGCCTCAGCCACTCAGCGAGAG GGTCTGCTCTCCGAAGAGGATCTGGCTCACTTGGAGCAGGCGTCGGCTGTTGCCACAGAGGTCACCAGCTCCATCATGAGGCTGAAGCTGGAAGTGGAGGAGAAGAAGCGAACCgtcagcctgctgcagacagcGCTG GCTCAGCAGAGGGAACTGACTGTCCGGCACATCAAACAGACCGAGAAGGAGCTTGGCCACCAGCTCAAGCTGCAGAGGGAACAGTATGAGGCAGCTATCCAGAGGCATCTGGCCTTCATCGACCAG CTCATTGATGATAAGAAGGTGCTGAGTGAGAAGTGTGAGGCTGTGATAGCTGAGCTGAAACAAGTGGACCAGAAGTATGGCAAGAAGATCACGCAGATGCAGGAGCAGCATGAGCTG GAGATTAAGAAACTGAAGGAAGTGATGAGTGCAACTGAGAAAATCAGGCGGGAGAAGTGGATGGATGAGAAAACCAAAAAGATCAAAGAAATCACTGTGAAAG ggctggagccagaaATCCAGAAGCTCATTGccaagcacaagcaggacatcaGGAAGCTGAAGATGCTCCACGAGGCCGAGCTGCTGCAGTCGGATGAGCGAGCAGCGCAGCGCTACGGCCGGCAGGCGGAGGAGCTGCGGGGGCTGCTGGAGCGGGAGAGCGAGGAGCAGAGCCAGCGGCACCGGCAGCG gtgtgagcagcagctggagcaggaggagcaggcgctgcagcagcagcggcgTCGGCTCTATGCCGAGGTGGccgaggagaaggagaggctcAGCCAGCAAGCAGCCAG gcagagagcagaggtaGAGGAGCTGCGGCAGCAGCTTGAGGCAAGCAGCTCGGCTGTCACCAGGGCACTGAAAGAGGAGTACaccaaggagaaggaggagcaggagaggcgGCATCAG GCAGAGGTGAAGGCACTGAAGGAGcggatggagatggagaagcAGGCCTGGGAGGCAAACTACATGAAGAAGGAG caagcctggctgctctcccggGAGCGGGAGCTGCgggaggagctgaggaaggagagagacaaAGAGATCGAGCTGGTGATCGAGCGCCTGGAGGCCGACATGTCCTCTGCCAAGGAGGAGTgtgagagggcagcagagaacaG GATTAAGAGGATCCGAGACAAGTACGAGGTGGAGCTCCAGGAGCTGGAGAGGTCTGAGAGGAAGCTGCAGGAACGCTGCAACGAGCTGAAACGGCgtctggcagagctggaaggggagGGCGTTCATCTGCGGGGCCTGCtgaagcacaaggagcaggaggtggaggagacGCAGAAG GCGAGGGACCAGCTGGCCCAGGAgcggagcagcctggcagaagtgaTCCGTCAGGAATTCACGGACaagctgctggggacagaggaggAGAACAAGCGGCTGAAGGTGGAGATGGCAGAGATGAGAGCCCGGCAGCGCCTGGAGCTGGACAGGgtagtgcaggagaaggatcaaGAGCTGGAGGAAGTTCACAGGAG GGTGAAGAGAGCAGTTGTGAGGAAAGAGGAGAGTGTGAGCAGCCTTCGGAAGCAGTATGAA gtggCCGTGCAGAGAGCTGAGCGCCTGGAAGCCCTCCTGGAGCAACAGcgaaagcagctgctggctaccaAATGA
- the CEP131 gene encoding centrosomal protein of 131 kDa isoform X7 yields MKSTRSSSSFQGASTGDMELSLRGLPAPVSRRPGSASPAKHMVRSVSVTADGKPKRNTLEDAGSRAMNNLRRSNSTTQVNQRVNSTCSSERTGDFLTFFESGSGGRKKPTSLSKTSPEKKTTWNVLDDQPRAFPGSSGSCSVEPPAGMRRKEAAVLLAANFTANNRSNKGAMGNCVTTMVHNNYSTTEKVPTPKSSNQVPSSLNNVVKATSNEDGEGSSFVKSQKNFSSNNIMTHNNNSSLPWRKEVTEEEAERFIQQVNLAAVTIQRWYRRHSQRHRAAAAALGRLLASKREERQQRMEEGNILDLHERKEEERRKIREEKARLARRAAIQELHQKRAQKALDAKRLAEEELALAKESRRVAKKKPAKAASARNGSPASSVTKANNAEANFHSVPAEPEEKGPADLVSLPSQDPGAEDKLQDVSSRETGGEDVETVVTAVSRAQSKVTLNELLDTLRLLEEEPEVLPPPKLLKKERYAWIDGQEPSSNSLTADNLEKFGKLNHSLVVPEDGALLSEAKLQSIISFLDEMEKSEQERPRSAASATQREGLLSEEDLAHLEQASAVATEVTSSIMRLKLEVEEKKRTVSLLQTALAQQRELTVRHIKQTEKELGHQLKLQREQYEAAIQRHLAFIDQVWRTLGPFCEEIKKLKEVMSATEKIRREKWMDEKTKKIKEITVKGLEPEIQKLIAKHKQDIRKLKMLHEAELLQSDERAAQRYGRQAEELRGLLERESEEQSQRHRQRCEQQLEQEEQALQQQRRRLYAEVAEEKERLSQQAARQRAEVEELRQQLEASSSAVTRALKEEYTKEKEEQERRHQAEVKALKERMEMEKQAWEANYMKKEQAWLLSRERELREELRKERDKEIELVIERLEADMSSAKEECERAAENRIKRIRDKYEVELQELERSERKLQERCNELKRRLAELEGEGVHLRGLLKHKEQEVEETQKARDQLAQERSSLAEVIRQEFTDKLLGTEEENKRLKVEMAEMRARQRLELDRVVQEKDQELEEVHRRVKRAVVRKEESVSSLRKQYEVAVQRAERLEALLEQQRKQLLATK; encoded by the exons atgaAGAGCAcccgcagcagctcctccttccaAGGTGCCAGTACCGGTGACATGGAGCTGAGCCTGAGGGGCCTCCCCGCGCCGGTCTCCCGGCGCCCCGGCAGCGCCTCTCCCGCCAAGCACATGGTGCGCTCCGTCTCGGTCACCGCCGATGGCAAGCCAAAGAGGAACACGCTG GAAGATGCAGGATCCCGGGCAATGAACAACCTCCGGAGGTCCAACAGCACCACCCAGGTTAACCAGAGAGTCAACAGCACATGCAG CTCAGAGCGGACAGGAGACTTCCTGACCTTCTTTGAAAGCGGTtctgggggaagaaagaaaccaaCAAGTCTGAGCAAAACCTCCccagaaaagaaaaccacatgGAATGTCTTG GATGATCAGCCACGAGCATTCCCGGGCTCCTCCGGCTCCTGCAGCGTTGAGCCACCAGCAGGGATGAGGAGGAAagaagctgctgtgcttctggcaGCCAACTTCACTGCCAACAACAG GAGCAATAAGGGGGCAATGGGCAACTGTGTCACTACCATGGTGCATAACAACTACTCCACCACTGAGAAGGTTCCTACACCCAAAAGCTCCAACCaggtgcccagctccctcaa CAATGTTGTCAAAGCAACCTCAAACGAGGATGgtgaaggcagcagctttgtgaAATCTCAGAAGAACTTCTCCAGCAACAACATCATGacccacaacaacaacagcagcctgccctggaggaAGGAGGTGACCGAGGAGGAGGCGGAGAG GTTCATCCAGCAGGTGAACTTGGCTGCTGTGACCATCCAGCGCTGGTACCGGCGCCACTCGCAGCggcacagggcagctgcagcagctctggggcgcTTGTTGGCTTCTAAAAGGGAG GAGAGGCAGCAACGGATGGAGGAAGGGAACATCCTGGATTTGCatgagaggaaggaggaggaacgCCGGAAGATCCGAGAGGAGAAGGCGCGCCTGGCCCGACGAGCTGCCATCCAG GAACTGCACCAGAAAAGAGCCCAAAAGGCTTTGGATGCAAAGCGCTTGGCAGAAGAAGAGCTTGCGCTGGCgaaggagagcagaagggtAGCAAAGAAGAAGCCTGCCAAAGCAGCTTCTGCAAGGAATGGCAGTCCAGCCAGCAGTGTCACCAAAGCCAACAATGCTG AGGCAAATTTCCACTCAGTACCTGCAGAGCCAGAAGAAAAAGGCCCTGCAGACCTTGTCTCCTTGCCCTCACAGGACCCTGGGGCAGAGGATAAGCTGCAG GATGTGAGCTCCAGAGAGACAGGTGGTGAGGATGTGGAGACAGTGGtgactgctgtcagcagggctcAGTCCAAGGTCACTCTCAACGAGCTGCTGGACACGCTCAGGCTGTTGGAGGAAGAGCCAGAGGTGCTGCCCCCACCAAAGCTCTTGAAGAAGGAAAGATATGCCTGGATAGATGGG caggagcccagctccAATTCCCTGACTGCAGATAATCTGGAGAAGTTTGGGAAGCTGAACCACTCCCTAGTGGTCCCTGAGGATGGGGCCCTGCTCTCCGAGGCCAAGCTTCAAAGCATTATCAGTTTCCTGGATGAGATGGAGAAGTCAGAACAGGAGAGGCCCAGGTCGGCTGCCTCAGCCACTCAGCGAGAG GGTCTGCTCTCCGAAGAGGATCTGGCTCACTTGGAGCAGGCGTCGGCTGTTGCCACAGAGGTCACCAGCTCCATCATGAGGCTGAAGCTGGAAGTGGAGGAGAAGAAGCGAACCgtcagcctgctgcagacagcGCTG GCTCAGCAGAGGGAACTGACTGTCCGGCACATCAAACAGACCGAGAAGGAGCTTGGCCACCAGCTCAAGCTGCAGAGGGAACAGTATGAGGCAGCTATCCAGAGGCATCTGGCCTTCATCGACCAG gTCTGGCGCACTTTGGGCCCCTTTTGTGAG GAGATTAAGAAACTGAAGGAAGTGATGAGTGCAACTGAGAAAATCAGGCGGGAGAAGTGGATGGATGAGAAAACCAAAAAGATCAAAGAAATCACTGTGAAAG ggctggagccagaaATCCAGAAGCTCATTGccaagcacaagcaggacatcaGGAAGCTGAAGATGCTCCACGAGGCCGAGCTGCTGCAGTCGGATGAGCGAGCAGCGCAGCGCTACGGCCGGCAGGCGGAGGAGCTGCGGGGGCTGCTGGAGCGGGAGAGCGAGGAGCAGAGCCAGCGGCACCGGCAGCG gtgtgagcagcagctggagcaggaggagcaggcgctgcagcagcagcggcgTCGGCTCTATGCCGAGGTGGccgaggagaaggagaggctcAGCCAGCAAGCAGCCAG gcagagagcagaggtaGAGGAGCTGCGGCAGCAGCTTGAGGCAAGCAGCTCGGCTGTCACCAGGGCACTGAAAGAGGAGTACaccaaggagaaggaggagcaggagaggcgGCATCAG GCAGAGGTGAAGGCACTGAAGGAGcggatggagatggagaagcAGGCCTGGGAGGCAAACTACATGAAGAAGGAG caagcctggctgctctcccggGAGCGGGAGCTGCgggaggagctgaggaaggagagagacaaAGAGATCGAGCTGGTGATCGAGCGCCTGGAGGCCGACATGTCCTCTGCCAAGGAGGAGTgtgagagggcagcagagaacaG GATTAAGAGGATCCGAGACAAGTACGAGGTGGAGCTCCAGGAGCTGGAGAGGTCTGAGAGGAAGCTGCAGGAACGCTGCAACGAGCTGAAACGGCgtctggcagagctggaaggggagGGCGTTCATCTGCGGGGCCTGCtgaagcacaaggagcaggaggtggaggagacGCAGAAG GCGAGGGACCAGCTGGCCCAGGAgcggagcagcctggcagaagtgaTCCGTCAGGAATTCACGGACaagctgctggggacagaggaggAGAACAAGCGGCTGAAGGTGGAGATGGCAGAGATGAGAGCCCGGCAGCGCCTGGAGCTGGACAGGgtagtgcaggagaaggatcaaGAGCTGGAGGAAGTTCACAGGAG GGTGAAGAGAGCAGTTGTGAGGAAAGAGGAGAGTGTGAGCAGCCTTCGGAAGCAGTATGAA gtggCCGTGCAGAGAGCTGAGCGCCTGGAAGCCCTCCTGGAGCAACAGcgaaagcagctgctggctaccaAATGA
- the CEP131 gene encoding centrosomal protein of 131 kDa isoform X8 yields the protein MKSTRSSSSFQGASTGDMELSLRGLPAPVSRRPGSASPAKHMVRSVSVTADGKPKRNTLEDAGSRAMNNLRRSNSTTQVNQRVNSTCSSERTGDFLTFFESGSGGRKKPTSLSKTSPEKKTTWNVLDDQPRAFPGSSGSCSVEPPAGMRRKEAAVLLAANFTANNRSNKGAMGNCVTTMVHNNYSTTEKVPTPKSSNQVPSSLNNVVKATSNEDGEGSSFVKSQKNFSSNNIMTHNNNSSLPWRKEVTEEEAERFIQQVNLAAVTIQRWYRRHSQRHRAAAAALGRLLASKREERQQRMEEGNILDLHERKEEERRKIREEKARLARRAAIQELHQKRAQKALDAKRLAEEELALAKESRRVAKKKPAKAASARNGSPASSVTKANNAEANFHSVPAEPEEKGPADLVSLPSQDPGAEDKLQDVSSRETGGEDVETVVTAVSRAQSKVTLNELLDTLRLLEEEPEVLPPPKLLKKERYAWIDGQEPSSNSLTADNLEKFGKLNHSLVVPEDGALLSEAKLQSIISFLDEMEKSEQERPRSAASATQREGLLSEEDLAHLEQASAVATEVTSSIMRLKLEVEEKKRTVSLLQTALAQQRELTVRHIKQTEKELGHQLKLQREQYEAAIQRHLAFIDQEIKKLKEVMSATEKIRREKWMDEKTKKIKEITVKGLEPEIQKLIAKHKQDIRKLKMLHEAELLQSDERAAQRYGRQAEELRGLLERESEEQSQRHRQRCEQQLEQEEQALQQQRRRLYAEVAEEKERLSQQAARQRAEVEELRQQLEASSSAVTRALKEEYTKEKEEQERRHQAEVKALKERMEMEKQAWEANYMKKEQAWLLSRERELREELRKERDKEIELVIERLEADMSSAKEECERAAENRIKRIRDKYEVELQELERSERKLQERCNELKRRLAELEGEGVHLRGLLKHKEQEVEETQKARDQLAQERSSLAEVIRQEFTDKLLGTEEENKRLKVEMAEMRARQRLELDRVVQEKDQELEEVHRRVKRAVVRKEESVSSLRKQYEVAVQRAERLEALLEQQRKQLLATK from the exons atgaAGAGCAcccgcagcagctcctccttccaAGGTGCCAGTACCGGTGACATGGAGCTGAGCCTGAGGGGCCTCCCCGCGCCGGTCTCCCGGCGCCCCGGCAGCGCCTCTCCCGCCAAGCACATGGTGCGCTCCGTCTCGGTCACCGCCGATGGCAAGCCAAAGAGGAACACGCTG GAAGATGCAGGATCCCGGGCAATGAACAACCTCCGGAGGTCCAACAGCACCACCCAGGTTAACCAGAGAGTCAACAGCACATGCAG CTCAGAGCGGACAGGAGACTTCCTGACCTTCTTTGAAAGCGGTtctgggggaagaaagaaaccaaCAAGTCTGAGCAAAACCTCCccagaaaagaaaaccacatgGAATGTCTTG GATGATCAGCCACGAGCATTCCCGGGCTCCTCCGGCTCCTGCAGCGTTGAGCCACCAGCAGGGATGAGGAGGAAagaagctgctgtgcttctggcaGCCAACTTCACTGCCAACAACAG GAGCAATAAGGGGGCAATGGGCAACTGTGTCACTACCATGGTGCATAACAACTACTCCACCACTGAGAAGGTTCCTACACCCAAAAGCTCCAACCaggtgcccagctccctcaa CAATGTTGTCAAAGCAACCTCAAACGAGGATGgtgaaggcagcagctttgtgaAATCTCAGAAGAACTTCTCCAGCAACAACATCATGacccacaacaacaacagcagcctgccctggaggaAGGAGGTGACCGAGGAGGAGGCGGAGAG GTTCATCCAGCAGGTGAACTTGGCTGCTGTGACCATCCAGCGCTGGTACCGGCGCCACTCGCAGCggcacagggcagctgcagcagctctggggcgcTTGTTGGCTTCTAAAAGGGAG GAGAGGCAGCAACGGATGGAGGAAGGGAACATCCTGGATTTGCatgagaggaaggaggaggaacgCCGGAAGATCCGAGAGGAGAAGGCGCGCCTGGCCCGACGAGCTGCCATCCAG GAACTGCACCAGAAAAGAGCCCAAAAGGCTTTGGATGCAAAGCGCTTGGCAGAAGAAGAGCTTGCGCTGGCgaaggagagcagaagggtAGCAAAGAAGAAGCCTGCCAAAGCAGCTTCTGCAAGGAATGGCAGTCCAGCCAGCAGTGTCACCAAAGCCAACAATGCTG AGGCAAATTTCCACTCAGTACCTGCAGAGCCAGAAGAAAAAGGCCCTGCAGACCTTGTCTCCTTGCCCTCACAGGACCCTGGGGCAGAGGATAAGCTGCAG GATGTGAGCTCCAGAGAGACAGGTGGTGAGGATGTGGAGACAGTGGtgactgctgtcagcagggctcAGTCCAAGGTCACTCTCAACGAGCTGCTGGACACGCTCAGGCTGTTGGAGGAAGAGCCAGAGGTGCTGCCCCCACCAAAGCTCTTGAAGAAGGAAAGATATGCCTGGATAGATGGG caggagcccagctccAATTCCCTGACTGCAGATAATCTGGAGAAGTTTGGGAAGCTGAACCACTCCCTAGTGGTCCCTGAGGATGGGGCCCTGCTCTCCGAGGCCAAGCTTCAAAGCATTATCAGTTTCCTGGATGAGATGGAGAAGTCAGAACAGGAGAGGCCCAGGTCGGCTGCCTCAGCCACTCAGCGAGAG GGTCTGCTCTCCGAAGAGGATCTGGCTCACTTGGAGCAGGCGTCGGCTGTTGCCACAGAGGTCACCAGCTCCATCATGAGGCTGAAGCTGGAAGTGGAGGAGAAGAAGCGAACCgtcagcctgctgcagacagcGCTG GCTCAGCAGAGGGAACTGACTGTCCGGCACATCAAACAGACCGAGAAGGAGCTTGGCCACCAGCTCAAGCTGCAGAGGGAACAGTATGAGGCAGCTATCCAGAGGCATCTGGCCTTCATCGACCAG GAGATTAAGAAACTGAAGGAAGTGATGAGTGCAACTGAGAAAATCAGGCGGGAGAAGTGGATGGATGAGAAAACCAAAAAGATCAAAGAAATCACTGTGAAAG ggctggagccagaaATCCAGAAGCTCATTGccaagcacaagcaggacatcaGGAAGCTGAAGATGCTCCACGAGGCCGAGCTGCTGCAGTCGGATGAGCGAGCAGCGCAGCGCTACGGCCGGCAGGCGGAGGAGCTGCGGGGGCTGCTGGAGCGGGAGAGCGAGGAGCAGAGCCAGCGGCACCGGCAGCG gtgtgagcagcagctggagcaggaggagcaggcgctgcagcagcagcggcgTCGGCTCTATGCCGAGGTGGccgaggagaaggagaggctcAGCCAGCAAGCAGCCAG gcagagagcagaggtaGAGGAGCTGCGGCAGCAGCTTGAGGCAAGCAGCTCGGCTGTCACCAGGGCACTGAAAGAGGAGTACaccaaggagaaggaggagcaggagaggcgGCATCAG GCAGAGGTGAAGGCACTGAAGGAGcggatggagatggagaagcAGGCCTGGGAGGCAAACTACATGAAGAAGGAG caagcctggctgctctcccggGAGCGGGAGCTGCgggaggagctgaggaaggagagagacaaAGAGATCGAGCTGGTGATCGAGCGCCTGGAGGCCGACATGTCCTCTGCCAAGGAGGAGTgtgagagggcagcagagaacaG GATTAAGAGGATCCGAGACAAGTACGAGGTGGAGCTCCAGGAGCTGGAGAGGTCTGAGAGGAAGCTGCAGGAACGCTGCAACGAGCTGAAACGGCgtctggcagagctggaaggggagGGCGTTCATCTGCGGGGCCTGCtgaagcacaaggagcaggaggtggaggagacGCAGAAG GCGAGGGACCAGCTGGCCCAGGAgcggagcagcctggcagaagtgaTCCGTCAGGAATTCACGGACaagctgctggggacagaggaggAGAACAAGCGGCTGAAGGTGGAGATGGCAGAGATGAGAGCCCGGCAGCGCCTGGAGCTGGACAGGgtagtgcaggagaaggatcaaGAGCTGGAGGAAGTTCACAGGAG GGTGAAGAGAGCAGTTGTGAGGAAAGAGGAGAGTGTGAGCAGCCTTCGGAAGCAGTATGAA gtggCCGTGCAGAGAGCTGAGCGCCTGGAAGCCCTCCTGGAGCAACAGcgaaagcagctgctggctaccaAATGA